Below is a window of Cytophaga hutchinsonii ATCC 33406 DNA.
GATGTGGAAGAAGCCCTTATATTAGAAGAAATTTATCCGATTGTTAAGCCGTATTTATCAAAAGATGGTGTTAAGACAATTGAAAAGCAGGGGACATCTGTTACCGATGAAGAAGGTGAGCCTGTAACGCCAACAATAGGCAATAACAGAGAATGCGCCTATGCGATATACGATCCGAAAGGCATTTTAAAATGCGGTATTGAGCAGGCATATATTGAAGGCAAAATTACGTATCAGAAACCCATTTCCTGTCATTTGTATCCGATCCGTATTACCAAATACGACGAGTTTGATGCCTTGAATTACGACCGCTGGAGTATTTGTAAACCTGCATGTTCAAACGGTAAGGAATTAGGCGTTCCTATTTATAAATTTTTGAAAGGGCCGCTTATCCGTAAGTACGGTGAATCCTGGTATGCAGAACTTTGTAAAACAATTGAAGATAAACAAAAATAATTCATGAGTGTGGCGAAGGAATATTTTCAAGGCATTAAAAGTGTTTTGAAAATAGAAATGAGTGAGGATGCTAAAATTTATGAAGAAGAACTTGCCAAACAATCCATTCAGGAACGCAAAGAACTTGGTATTACGTGGTATCCGTTATTTATAAAATCTGAATACTATGGTTTTGCAGAGCGCCTGCACATTGAAGTTGAACGCAAATACGAAGCGGATACACCAAATATTTTTTATTCAGGAGACAAAGTACGGATCTTTTCAAACCAGCAGCATAATACAAAAGAAGATTTTATTGATGGTGTAATTACGGCGTCCGCCGGGAATTTGGTAACCGTACAGCTGATGAAAGATGAGGCGCCGGATTGGCTTTCGGATGGAAAGATCGGTATGGATAAACTATTTGATAAGCATAGTTATGAAACGATGCTTTCAACGCTTGATTACTGGGCTTCAGACGATGGATTAACAAAAGATTCGATCCGGTTACGCGATGTTATTTTAGGTGAAAAAACTGCTTCATTCAATACAAAAGAAAATTACGCAGCACCGGACAAGTTAGATATTACACAAAAGAAAGCCTGGGAAAAAGCCATACAGGCGCAGGATGTAGCAATCATTCATGGACCTCCGGGCACAGGTAAAACAACTACCATTGTTGAAATAGTAAAAACTCTGATAGAAAAAGGGGAGCGTGTATTGGTTTGTGCTTCGAGTAATGCGGCTGTTGATGTATTAACGGAAAGGCTTGCTGCCAGAGGCTTGCCGGTTGTACGATTGGGGAACCCTTCCAAAATTACGGAGCAGAATCTGCAGTATTGCCTGGACCGGCAAGTTGTGAATCACGAACAATTTGGTTTAGTGAAAGAATTGAAAAAACGTGCGGAAGAATTTTTTCGCATGGCGAATAAATACAAACGGAATTTTGACCGGGAAGAACGGGAACAGCGAAAAGCCATCTTGAAGGAAGCCCGCAATCTGCGTGGACAAGCCGACGATCACTTACATTTTTTACAGCAAAATGTATTAGTAAAAAATCAAGTGGTAACGTGTACGCCTGTAGTTTCCATGCATAGAGAGATTGGTAAAGAAAAATTTGACACGTTGATTTTTGATGAATCGGGTCAAACCATGGAACCGATGTGCTGGATCCCGATTCAAAAAGTGAAGAAAGTAATTTTGGCAGGCGATCATTTACAACTGCCGCCAACAGTGAAATCCGATGAAGCGGCGAAAAAAGGCCTGGCGATAAGTTTGCTTGAAAAATTAATGCCTTTGCCCGGTATTTCGGAAATGCTTGCCATTCAATACCGCATGAATGAAAAGATCATGCAGTTTCCATCCCAATGGTTTTATGACAATAAACTGGAAGCACACGGCAGTGTTAAAGATCATGCCTTTGATGACGATGTTATTCAGTTTATTGATACGGCCGGAACAGGCTATGAAGAAGAACTGGTTGGAGCACCGTTTGGTATCCGGAATAAACAGGAGGCAGATCTTGTTCTTGCTATTTTGAATAACGTAGCTGAATTAAATAAACAGGCAAGCATCGGAATTATCAGTCCGTATAAATTACAGATTCAATACATTCGTGAACAATTGATCGAACAGAAAATCACGTCTAAAAATATTCAGGTACAAACCGTAGATGGTTTTCAGGGACAGGAGAAGGATATTATTATTATAAGTCTGGTACGTTCCAACGGAAAACAGGAGATCGGTTTTTTAAAAGACCTGCGACGCATGAATGTTGCAATCACACGTGCACGTAAAAAGCTTATTGTTATAGGAGATTCGTCTACATTGTCATCATCAAAATTTTACGCCGGTTTTCAGGAATATATTGAATCGCATAATGGGTATCACTCAGCCTGGGAATATATCAGTTAATCAATATCTGTAATTCGTACATAAAAAAAGAGCGGTGCCATAATTAGCGCCGCTCTTTTTTATGTTTTAACAGGTAAGGATTATCTGATAATTGTTACCTGTCCTGTTTGTTTATAAGGACCTTTAAATTGTCTGCGTCCTTCGTATGTAACGATCCAAGGATAGATACCGGATGGTGCAGGCTGTCCAAGATAATTACCATCCCAGGCAGCATTTTTATCCGTGCTCATGAAGATTACTTCACCCCATCTGTTAAATACAGTTAACTTATAATTCTGTTCGTATCTTCCGTAGCCTCTGAAGTATTGGTCATTACCGCTTCCCAATAAGTCAGGTGTAAAGGCCGTTGGCACTTTAATGATCGGAGCACAGATTGCTAATACATTTGTTTGATCTGTAGTTGAACAGTTATATTTATTTGTTATCACTACTACATAGCTACTGTCATCTAAAGGCATAACATTTAATGTATCAGATGTAGCAGCCGTGCCATTGTTCCAAAGGAACGTAGTACCTGCCGGCTGGTTACCCGGATCAAGTGTTACCGGTAAGCCTGCATCCGGACAATACACGTATTCTTCCGGTAAAGTTGAAACCGGATACGCTGCATAGTCGATTACATTTGTTGATGTATCTTTACATTGATCTATGGATAGAGCTCCTTTATACGTTCCGATCGTAGAAACAATAATTGTTGAATCTCTTGAGAAAATTGCTCCGCCATCTTTTCTCCAGTCGAAAGTCAGTTGTAAGAACTGATCTAAATTCGGAATGTTAACAGGACGTGCGGTTAATCGTACCTGCAATCCTTCACAGGTAGTTGAATCAAGAGAAACCATTTGCGGAATCGGCAAACCAATTACATACACACTATCTACTGAAGAACATCCTGTAGCAGGGTTTGTCGCAACGATATCATATTTAATTGTATCATTTGGAACAGATGTAATGGTGATTGGACTTCCTGTTCCTTGAGGTGCACCATTTAAACTCCAGTTAATAGTTGATGTTGCAGGAATTGCCGCTGCACTTAAGCTGGTATTTCCACAGGCAATCGCATCAGCTGTTGTTATAATTGGTACAGGTCTTACCTGAATCTGATCGGAAGAACTACAATTTCCATAAGAGAATTCAATCCTGAATATACCTGTATCCGGAACAATAATGAACGTTTTGTCCTGGCCGGTCATGATTGATCCGTTATTAAACCATTGGTATAAACCTGGAACCGTTGGTTGTGGAGACGGATTTGATTGTATCAACAAATTCTCTCTGTAACAAGTAGGAGCATTCGGTGAAAACGTATAATTCGGTAATACAAAAGTGGTAATTGCAACGGTATCTGTTGTAATACAGCCTTTGTAATTTTCAGCGACTAAAATTCTTTTTGTATCACCTGCAATGGTAAATGTGTGAGAAGGAGCGTTTGCCGGAGCAACTACTGTTCCTGTTTCAT
It encodes the following:
- a CDS encoding DUF3109 family protein; this encodes MISLGNAVVSDDVAEKFFVCDLLKCKGACCVEGDMGAPLDVEEALILEEIYPIVKPYLSKDGVKTIEKQGTSVTDEEGEPVTPTIGNNRECAYAIYDPKGILKCGIEQAYIEGKITYQKPISCHLYPIRITKYDEFDALNYDRWSICKPACSNGKELGVPIYKFLKGPLIRKYGESWYAELCKTIEDKQK
- a CDS encoding AAA domain-containing protein — its product is MSVAKEYFQGIKSVLKIEMSEDAKIYEEELAKQSIQERKELGITWYPLFIKSEYYGFAERLHIEVERKYEADTPNIFYSGDKVRIFSNQQHNTKEDFIDGVITASAGNLVTVQLMKDEAPDWLSDGKIGMDKLFDKHSYETMLSTLDYWASDDGLTKDSIRLRDVILGEKTASFNTKENYAAPDKLDITQKKAWEKAIQAQDVAIIHGPPGTGKTTTIVEIVKTLIEKGERVLVCASSNAAVDVLTERLAARGLPVVRLGNPSKITEQNLQYCLDRQVVNHEQFGLVKELKKRAEEFFRMANKYKRNFDREEREQRKAILKEARNLRGQADDHLHFLQQNVLVKNQVVTCTPVVSMHREIGKEKFDTLIFDESGQTMEPMCWIPIQKVKKVILAGDHLQLPPTVKSDEAAKKGLAISLLEKLMPLPGISEMLAIQYRMNEKIMQFPSQWFYDNKLEAHGSVKDHAFDDDVIQFIDTAGTGYEEELVGAPFGIRNKQEADLVLAILNNVAELNKQASIGIISPYKLQIQYIREQLIEQKITSKNIQVQTVDGFQGQEKDIIIISLVRSNGKQEIGFLKDLRRMNVAITRARKKLIVIGDSSTLSSSKFYAGFQEYIESHNGYHSAWEYIS